The genomic stretch ATTTTTTTCAAACGGTAGCACAGTTTCAAAATAGGTGTCAAAAGGAAAATATCCCTTTCCAAATTGTTTATGGTCATCCGATTGATGTATTTGAAAAAGTAACAGACACCTTAGATGTGAAAGCCGTCTTCTTTAATGAAGACAAAGCAGGTTACGGTGCGCGTCGTGATGAAGAAGTTTGTGATTGGTTAAAGGAAAAAGAGATCGAATTTCAATTTTATCAAGATTATTATTTACACGATACACAAGATGTAAGGAAACAAGATAATACGATGTACAAAGTCTTTACACCGTACTATAAGCAGTGGCGTACATTGAAGAAACCACAAGTGCTCCAGATTGATTTAAAGAAAGTTAAGAAATATGCTCTCGAAATCAGTACTTCTCTTAATTCTGATAAAGAATTTAACAACGTTTTAAAACAGTGTGAGCGTGATTGGAAAGCGATTGGAGAAAAGAGTGCACATCAGCGTGCAAGGCGTTTTGTGAAAGAAAGATTAAAGGATTATGATCATCATCGTGATATTCCTTCACTCGTTGGGACAAGCAAATTATCTCCATACTTAAAAACGGGCACACTTTCGGTTCGAACACTTTTTCACATGGTAGCAGAAAATGATAGTAAAGGGGCAGAAACGTTTATCCAGGAACTTGCTTGGCGGGATTTTTATGGAATGGTTCACGAGGAATTTCCTGAATTTCGAGAGCGTGAGTTTCAATCAAAATATCAGGGGATTCCATGGAATGACGATAATGATAAATTAAACAATTGGAAAAAGGGGGAAACTGGTTTTCCAATTGTTGATGCTGGGATGAGACAATTAAATCAAGAGGGATGGATGCATAATCGACTCAGAATGATCACTGCCTCCTTTCTTACTAAAGACTACCTTATTGATTGGAGAAGTGGTGAACGTTATTTCGAAGAAAAGCTGATAGATTATGATGAGTCTTCTAACACTGGAGGCTGGCAGTGGGCTTCTTCTACCGGTACAGATGCCGTTCCTTATTTTCGGATTTTTAACCCTACCACGCAAGCAGAGCGTTTTGATCCGGATGGGACTTACATTCGAAAGTACGTTCCAGAATTAAAGAACGTGTCGAAAGAATATATCCATCAGCCATCGAAAATGAGCGATCAAGAGCAAAAGGAAAGTAGTTGTGTCATTGGAAAAGATTATCCTCACCCAACTGTCGATCATAAAGAACAGCGTCAAAAGGTACTTAGTGTTTATAAAGAAAGAACATGATGAGATCAGGTGCTTCTTAGCACCTGATCTTTTTTTTGTGGGATAAGGGGATGAGAACTGTGCATCCTAAGTGGAAGAGACTGTAACGTACGGAGATGATTACTTTTGAAATGGTTTAAGAGAGGTGCAACTGAAAAACCGAGTACATTAGAAGAAATGGTAAAGGATCTGAAGCAATCAATCGATTTTGTTGCTTATGAGAACAAAGAAAGTGATCAGCCTTATCGTTTAATCTACTTTGCCTCTCTTATTGATCCTGAACAGTTACATCGAGATATTTTACCTGTAATAAAGGAGTGCGAATCGAAATCGCTCGAAGGTCTAAAAGGCATTCTTCCAATTGAGAATATTGAAATCTCATCAAAACTGTCACTCATCCAAGAACGTTTATTGGAAGGACATGTCGCTGTTCAGCTTTCAAGGGGGCAAAAAGTACTGCTCGTTAACATTAGTCTCCGTAAATCAAGGGATCTCTCTGCTCCAGAAATTGAATTTAGCGTAATGGGACCAAAAGAGGGATTAGTTGAGGATCTTCATACAAATATGAATTTACTTAGGCGTAGAATTCCCCATCCCAGGTTAAGGATGAAGGAAATTACAGTAGGAACGGTCAGTAAAACAAAGGTGGTAGTCGCTTTTATAGAAGGTGTTGCAAGTGAGCAGAATATCAACACAGTTATGCAGCGTTTGGAAGATCTTGATTTTGATATTATTTCTGATTCTTCTTTTATTGGCCAGATGTTAGAAGATAACTCGTTCTCAGTTTTTCCACAAATGATTGATACCGAAAGAACTGATCGGATTACGGGGCATATGAATTTTGGTGCTTTTGCAATCTTAACAGAAGGGTCTTCTAATGCTTTAATTGGTCCGATAAACTTTGGCCAATTGTTAGTTTCATTTGAAGATTATTATCTAGGTTGGAATATTGCTTCTTTTTTCCGTATTGTTCGAATGATTGCGATCTTGGCATCTATTATTGCCACCCCATTGTACGTTGCCGTATTAACTTATCATTATGAATTATTTCCATCTAAGCTATTAGCAACGTTAATTTCTTCAAGAAGTGACATTCCTTTTTCACCAGTTATTGAAGTGTTTTTTCTTGAAGTCACGATTGATTTATTACGGGAAGCTGGAGCAAGAATGCCGACAAAAGTTGGTCAAACACTTGGTATCGTTGGTGGTATTGTCATTGGAACGGCTGCAGTAGAAGCTTCCCTTACAAGTAATATCCTTCTAATATTAGTTGCGTTGTCAGCGCTAGCATCCTTTACAACCCCAGTTTACCGCATGACAAACACCATTCGGTTTTTGCGCTATCCTTTGATAGTGTTCGCTCAATTTCTAGGTTTGATCGGTGTCGCGCTGTTTGGCTTATTTATTTTGACACATATGATTCGGTTAACGTCATTTGGAAATCCGTATCTTGCGCCATTATATCCGCCAAGAATAAAAGATTGGTATGACTCTTTCTTCCGTTTGCCATATGTAATGCAAAAAAACAGGTTTCAATTTTTTCGAGGAAACCAATCAACACGCTTTGAGGATAAGAAAAAAAAGTCAAAGCATTCGTTGGACTTTGATGAGCAGTAGAGGGTGAGTTGTATGGAGCAGAATCGAAACGATCTTCTAATTTCACCATTCCTAATCATGTTTATTATTCATAGTAATCAAGTGGGAGTCGGAATATTAGGCTTTCCGAGGTATATTGCGGCTTATACAGGAAATGATGCCTGGATTGTCGTGATTATAACGGGGATCATTTTCCATGTTTTTATATGGATGATGTACCGTGTTCTTAGTGATGGCTCGTTCGATATTATCGACCTTCATAATAAATGGTTTGGAAAGTGGATTGGCTCCGTATTTAATATTGCTCTCATGATGTACTTACTATTAGGTACGATTGTCATACTACGCACGTTTATAGAAGTGATTCAGGCTTGGATGTTTCCTGAGTTAGCGACATGGATCCCAGTAGCGATGTATCTTTTGTTAACGTATTACGTCCTAGCAGGAGGGTTTCGTACTGTCGCAGGTATTTGTTTTTTTGGTGTTTTAATTCCGATGTGGTTATTATTTACGGCAACGGCTCCAATTAAGTTTTCGACATTTAGTAACTTACTGCCGATCATGGATCATTCGTTAAAAGAATTTGCTCTTGGAACAAGGCAAATGACGCTTAGTTTTGTAGGCATTGATATTTTATTACTCGCATACCCCTTTTTAAAAAATCCGAAAAGCTCTCGGATATGGGCTCACATGGGCGTGCTATTAACAACTTTGATTTATACGATGGTGATGGTCGTTTCG from Bacillus sp. Cs-700 encodes the following:
- a CDS encoding deoxyribodipyrimidine photo-lyase, coding for MSKTVIVWFRRDFRLNDHTALEKAISYCEENDAQWMGIFQLDPHFTENIDLHHDYFFQTVAQFQNRCQKENIPFQIVYGHPIDVFEKVTDTLDVKAVFFNEDKAGYGARRDEEVCDWLKEKEIEFQFYQDYYLHDTQDVRKQDNTMYKVFTPYYKQWRTLKKPQVLQIDLKKVKKYALEISTSLNSDKEFNNVLKQCERDWKAIGEKSAHQRARRFVKERLKDYDHHRDIPSLVGTSKLSPYLKTGTLSVRTLFHMVAENDSKGAETFIQELAWRDFYGMVHEEFPEFREREFQSKYQGIPWNDDNDKLNNWKKGETGFPIVDAGMRQLNQEGWMHNRLRMITASFLTKDYLIDWRSGERYFEEKLIDYDESSNTGGWQWASSTGTDAVPYFRIFNPTTQAERFDPDGTYIRKYVPELKNVSKEYIHQPSKMSDQEQKESSCVIGKDYPHPTVDHKEQRQKVLSVYKERT
- a CDS encoding spore germination protein, coding for MKWFKRGATEKPSTLEEMVKDLKQSIDFVAYENKESDQPYRLIYFASLIDPEQLHRDILPVIKECESKSLEGLKGILPIENIEISSKLSLIQERLLEGHVAVQLSRGQKVLLVNISLRKSRDLSAPEIEFSVMGPKEGLVEDLHTNMNLLRRRIPHPRLRMKEITVGTVSKTKVVVAFIEGVASEQNINTVMQRLEDLDFDIISDSSFIGQMLEDNSFSVFPQMIDTERTDRITGHMNFGAFAILTEGSSNALIGPINFGQLLVSFEDYYLGWNIASFFRIVRMIAILASIIATPLYVAVLTYHYELFPSKLLATLISSRSDIPFSPVIEVFFLEVTIDLLREAGARMPTKVGQTLGIVGGIVIGTAAVEASLTSNILLILVALSALASFTTPVYRMTNTIRFLRYPLIVFAQFLGLIGVALFGLFILTHMIRLTSFGNPYLAPLYPPRIKDWYDSFFRLPYVMQKNRFQFFRGNQSTRFEDKKKKSKHSLDFDEQ
- a CDS encoding GerAB/ArcD/ProY family transporter codes for the protein MEQNRNDLLISPFLIMFIIHSNQVGVGILGFPRYIAAYTGNDAWIVVIITGIIFHVFIWMMYRVLSDGSFDIIDLHNKWFGKWIGSVFNIALMMYLLLGTIVILRTFIEVIQAWMFPELATWIPVAMYLLLTYYVLAGGFRTVAGICFFGVLIPMWLLFTATAPIKFSTFSNLLPIMDHSLKEFALGTRQMTLSFVGIDILLLAYPFLKNPKSSRIWAHMGVLLTTLIYTMVMVVSLAFYSEGQLQQSIWSTLIAWKVVELPFVERFEYIGITFWCFVVFPNICLTMWGASRVGKKVLHIKQKYFIFILITFVFIACVMVVNRDQVDYLNTLTSIIGTYVYYFYIPFIFLYSTIWRRVTRRI